One Granulicella sp. 5B5 DNA window includes the following coding sequences:
- a CDS encoding TetR/AcrR family transcriptional regulator, translating to MDPTRSTRKPQARTEATKAKILDAAHSLFTELGFENTQLEEVAIRAGCSRGGIYAHYSNKEDLFLALMEHRASAAFRELCKKLEEEPDLTKRLKLFKGWFVQQVCAPGAGTLTLEFKLYAVRRPKMRNDLLSLYNALFTRTDKDFRDVLFGEKLTKAQRIAIEQRVAVLGGALSALILERHFRPALLSPSDLRPLTEEIFDALMHT from the coding sequence ATGGACCCGACACGCTCTACTCGCAAGCCACAAGCCCGCACTGAAGCTACGAAAGCGAAGATTCTGGATGCCGCGCACTCGCTGTTTACTGAATTGGGCTTCGAGAACACGCAGTTGGAGGAAGTGGCAATTCGCGCTGGCTGCTCGCGGGGCGGCATCTATGCCCACTACTCCAATAAAGAAGACCTGTTCCTGGCCTTGATGGAGCATCGTGCCTCTGCGGCCTTCAGAGAGCTCTGCAAAAAGCTCGAAGAGGAACCCGATCTGACGAAACGCCTGAAGCTGTTCAAGGGCTGGTTTGTACAGCAGGTCTGCGCTCCAGGAGCGGGAACGCTCACGTTGGAGTTCAAGCTCTATGCGGTACGGCGGCCGAAGATGCGCAACGATTTGCTGAGTCTATACAACGCCCTGTTCACGCGTACCGATAAAGATTTCCGTGATGTGTTGTTCGGCGAGAAGCTAACCAAGGCTCAGCGGATAGCCATTGAACAGAGAGTGGCTGTGCTGGGAGGCGCCCTAAGCGCATTGATTCTGGAGCGTCACTTTCGTCCAGCGCTCCTCTCTCCGAGCGATTTGCGGCCGCTGACGGAAGAGATATTCGATGCGCTCATGCATACATGA
- a CDS encoding DUF4410 domain-containing protein produces MSEPNHRIHFSLHSTRVALLALLLLPAIASSAQAPSSTSSDMASRPTQPTLVRIENVVHVVGLDDKPGDTGYLTFDEKVMTLNIHGHSTAIPLHSILAFSIAHDDKSLIRGIKGQLAEAAPYGVGAVITSIRPSTDVLTVFYKDAERAVRGCVLVLPKDTGKGVVSALARAGLSPMDYPKAGNLTTSEAQRDSETHVAPIPTPAKPSIEVALPSETADGIPPAFVAAVFEDLIKQLAQSGLFSNVWRAGDIRATQGTLVLHMDIENWKKGSARQRGLVPFTGATVIKTRITLVGAPGRTVFQGEVDGAKRTKGESLDVTNSLAKHVRKALEKAPGL; encoded by the coding sequence ATGAGCGAACCCAATCACCGCATCCATTTTTCCCTGCACAGCACTCGCGTCGCTCTCTTGGCGTTGCTACTGTTGCCCGCCATTGCCTCCAGTGCGCAGGCTCCATCGTCGACCTCAAGCGATATGGCTTCACGACCCACCCAGCCCACATTGGTTCGCATCGAAAACGTAGTCCACGTCGTCGGCCTCGATGACAAACCTGGAGACACAGGGTACCTGACCTTTGACGAGAAGGTCATGACTCTCAATATTCACGGACATTCGACGGCGATCCCACTTCATTCCATCCTCGCATTCTCCATCGCTCACGACGACAAATCCCTCATCAGAGGAATTAAGGGACAGCTTGCAGAAGCGGCTCCATACGGTGTCGGAGCAGTCATCACATCCATCCGGCCGTCAACCGACGTTCTGACCGTTTTCTACAAGGACGCTGAGCGCGCCGTTCGGGGATGCGTCCTGGTTCTGCCGAAGGACACAGGGAAGGGTGTTGTTTCCGCGCTCGCCCGTGCAGGGCTCTCTCCGATGGACTATCCAAAGGCAGGCAATCTGACGACTTCAGAGGCACAACGCGACTCGGAAACCCACGTGGCACCGATACCCACGCCAGCCAAGCCCTCGATAGAGGTCGCCCTGCCTTCTGAAACTGCCGACGGCATTCCGCCCGCTTTCGTTGCGGCTGTATTTGAAGACCTGATCAAGCAGCTTGCGCAAAGTGGACTCTTCTCAAACGTATGGCGTGCAGGGGACATCCGTGCAACCCAGGGCACGCTGGTTCTCCATATGGATATCGAAAATTGGAAGAAAGGCAGTGCGCGCCAGCGCGGCCTCGTGCCTTTCACTGGAGCGACAGTCATCAAGACTCGCATCACACTAGTGGGTGCGCCTGGTCGAACAGTCTTCCAGGGCGAAGTAGATGGGGCGAAGCGTACGAAGGGAGAAAGCCTGGACGTAACAAATAGCCTCGCCAAACATGTCAGAAAAGCGTTGGAGAAAGCTCCCGGTCTGTAA
- a CDS encoding TIM barrel protein — protein MNRRDFGRLAGAAAVGQAVGIAAKAEVADAGVKLSVMLWTLEKLAPFDRCLEIVAAAGYQGVELVGEFQKWTPEETRQKLVRMKALGMRVDSMSGVKAGFAVPEERESFFAQFAAHLEAAQRLGCPQVILLSGKRVAGMTEEAQFAASVETLKRAGAMAAEKQIEIVIEPIDPLENPTIYLQTVTVGFAMVREVGSDALKVLYDFYHEQRAYGNLIEKLEGNIDKVGLVHVADVPGRHEPGSGEIDYANIYKKLAELKYDRYVAMEFYPQGDPVAALRKAAGEVRAAFRG, from the coding sequence ATGAATCGTCGAGATTTTGGCAGGTTGGCGGGTGCGGCCGCGGTGGGGCAGGCGGTCGGTATAGCGGCTAAGGCCGAGGTTGCCGACGCAGGTGTGAAGCTGTCGGTGATGCTGTGGACGCTGGAGAAGCTGGCGCCGTTTGATCGCTGCCTGGAGATTGTTGCGGCGGCGGGGTACCAGGGTGTGGAGCTGGTGGGGGAGTTTCAGAAGTGGACGCCGGAGGAGACGCGGCAGAAGCTCGTGCGGATGAAGGCGCTGGGGATGCGGGTGGATTCCATGAGTGGGGTGAAGGCCGGGTTTGCTGTGCCGGAGGAGCGTGAGAGCTTCTTCGCACAGTTTGCGGCGCACCTGGAGGCGGCGCAGCGGCTGGGGTGTCCGCAGGTGATTTTGTTGTCGGGCAAGCGCGTGGCGGGGATGACGGAGGAAGCGCAGTTTGCGGCGAGTGTGGAGACGCTGAAGCGTGCGGGTGCGATGGCCGCGGAGAAGCAGATCGAAATCGTGATCGAGCCGATCGATCCGCTGGAGAACCCGACGATCTATCTGCAGACGGTGACGGTGGGGTTTGCGATGGTGCGTGAGGTGGGGAGCGATGCGTTGAAGGTGTTGTACGACTTCTACCATGAGCAGCGCGCGTACGGGAACCTGATCGAGAAACTGGAGGGGAACATCGACAAGGTGGGGCTGGTGCATGTGGCCGATGTGCCGGGGAGGCATGAGCCGGGCAGCGGCGAGATCGACTACGCGAACATTTATAAGAAGCTCGCGGAGTTGAAGTACGACCGCTATGTGGCGATGGAGTTTTATCCGCAGGGTGATCCGGTGGCGGCGCTGCGGAAGGCTGCGGGTGAGGTGCGGGCGGCGTTCAGGGGCTAG